In Mytilus trossulus isolate FHL-02 chromosome 14, PNRI_Mtr1.1.1.hap1, whole genome shotgun sequence, a genomic segment contains:
- the LOC134698068 gene encoding uncharacterized protein LOC134698068 yields MPYWTTMLQSVFEGKAAEIYAALPPEKSSNYDTVKQEVLKAYELVPEAYRQKFRSYKKFDSQTYVEFAREKEDLFDKWLTSKKTGNDFNNLRQLMLLEEFKQCVHLDLKTHLDDKTVESIHEAAVISDNYTLSHKRSFKGQNVNTSSGNYKNQSTEHTDSKPVPQNKSQSSYNMSSPKFDTFEKKSLTCAYCKKIGHLMADCFRLQKKNERDNKPKTSACTTPYITSTLECPARQAFKSSFCDYMEEYKPFMSDGFVSIVDDTTLQPIKILRDTGASQSLLLEGVLPLSEKTSVGASVLLQGVELGCIDVPLHRIYLKSDLITGPVIVGVRPNLPVEGVTLLLRNDLASNKVVAEPIVTSEPVVDVKSPEDDAELYPACVVTRAMARKQHDENLQTDKFDYMDLSGTFIADIEGPGSSEKAIVRPPSDNKNVIMPWPDVNSHSLNRKNLFEEQNKDPEVLQLIQRAQPQEETEKVAECYFHQDGILMRKWRPPDATPEEEWRVVYQVVVPKVYRQEIIGLAHDTPLAGHLGIRKTCLKILQHFYWPRLRNDVAEYCKSCHICQVVGKPNQKIPPAPLLPIPAFDEPFSRVLIDCVGPLQKTKTGNAYLLTIMCTSTRVPEAIPLRNIKKPTIVKASIKFFTLVGLPKSIQSDQGSNFMSGLFQQVVYQLGIAQYRSSAYHPESQDVPNKTTSVCHDVDVGDASPIKQHPYRLNPLKLEVMRKEIKYMLDNDIIEPSNSEWSSPCLLVPKPDKTFRFVTDFRKEYDVIVKHIKGKDYVIADALSRAY; encoded by the exons ATGCCGTATTGGACTACCATGCTGCAAAGTGTTTTTGAGGGTAAGGCCGCTGAAATATACGCTGCACTTCCACCAGAAAAAAGTTCTAATTATGACACGGTGaaacaggaagttttgaaaGCCTATGAGCTAGTACCAGAAGCATATAGACAGAAATTTAGatcttataaaaagtttgattcaCAAACATATGTGGAATTTGCTCGGGAAAAAGaagatctatttgataaatGGCTTACGTCAAAGAAAACAGGTAACGATTTTAATAACCTAAGACAACTGATGTTATTAGAAGAGTTCAAACAATGTGTTCATTTAgacttaaaaacacatttagacgACAAAACTGTTGAGTCAATACACGAAGCAGCTGTTATTTCAGATAATTATACTCTTTCACATAAAAGAAGTTTCAAGGGTCAAAATGTTAATACTTCcagtggaaattacaaaaatcaaagcactgagCATACTGATAGTAAGCCTGTTCCACAGAATAAGAGTCAGTCCAGTTATAATATGTCTAGTccaaaatttgatacttttgagAAGAAGTCACTGACTTGTGCTTATTGTAAGAAGATTGGTCACCTGATGGCTGATTGTTTTAGACTCCAGAAGAAGAATGAACGAGATAATAAGCCGAAGACCAGTGCTTGTACGACACCTTATATTACCAGTACATTGGAATGCCCTGCGCGTCAGGCTTTTAAGTCCAGTTTTTGTGATTACATGGAGGAATACAAACCCTTTATGTCTGATGGGTTTGTTTCTATTGTTGATGATACCACTCTTCAGCCTATTAAGATTTTACGGGACACTGGAGCTTCTCAGTCTTTATTGTTAGAAGGTGTGTTGCCTTTGTCCGAGAAGACTTCTGTTGGTGCCTCCGTTTTGTTACAAGGTGTAGAGTTGGGTTGTATAGATGTTCCTCTCCATCGTATTTATCTGAAGTCAGATTTGATAACTGGACCAGTTATTGTGGGTGTTCGTCCTAATCTCCCTGTTGAGGGTGTTACATTATTGCTAAGAAATGATCTAGCTAGTAACAAAGTGGTTGCTGAACCAATTGTTACCAGTGAACCGGTGGTGGATGTTAAATCACCTGAAGATGATGCTGAATTATATCCAGCTTGTGTTGTTACTAGGGCGATGGCTAGAAAACAACATGATGAGAATTTGCAAACAGACAAGTTTGATTACATGGACCTTTCTGGCACTTTCATAGCTGACATTGAAGGTCCTGGTAGCTCAGAAAAGGCCATAGTAAGACCACCTAGTGATAACAAGAATGTTATTATGCCATGGCCGGACGTAAACAGCCATTCATTAAACAGAAAGAACCTTTTTGAAGAACAAAATAAAGACCCTGAGGTTCTTCAGCTCATCCAGAGGGCTCAACCACAGGAGGAAACAGAAAAAGTGGCAGAATGCTATTTCCATCAGGACGGCATTTTAATGAGGAAGTGGAGGCCTCCTGATGCTACCCCAGAGGAGGAATGGAGAGTGGTGTACCAAGTGGTGGTGCCTAAAGTTTATAGGCAAGAAATTATTGGTCTTGCCCATGACACCCCCTTGGCTGGACACTTAGGTATAAGGAAGACTTGCCtaaaaatattgcaacattTCTACTGGCCCAGACTTAGAAACGATGTTGCAGAATACTGCAAATCATGCCATATATGCCAGGTTGTTGGTAAACCTAACCAGAAAATACCACCAGCACCACTTCTGCCTATTCCAGCCTTTGACGAACCTTTCAGCAGAGTTCTGATTGACTGCGTTGGACCTTTACAAAAGACCAAGACTGGAAATGCgtatttattgacaatcatgtGTACATCTACTCGCGTTCCTGAAGCTATTCCACTCAGAAATATCAAGAAACCTACTATCGTCAAAGCTTCgatcaaatttttcacattagtAGGACTTCCTAAGTCTATACAGTCCGACCAGGGATCAAACTTCATGTCAGGTTTATTTCAGCAAGTCGTATACCAGTTAGGGATTGCTCAGTACAGATCAAGTGCTTATCATCCAGAATCTCAAG ATGTGCCAAACAAAACCACTTCTGTTTGTCATGATGTTGATGTAGGAGATGCTTCTCCAATTAAGCAACATCCTTACCGGCTCAATCCACTCAAACTTGAAGttatgagaaaagaaattaaatatatgcttgACAATGATATTATTGAGCCGAGTAACAGTGAATGGAGCTCTCCTTGTCTCCTTGTGCCAAAACCAGATAAAACTTTTCGTTTCGTGACTGATTTCAGAAAA gaatatgatgtaattgtaaaacatattaaggGTAAAGATTATGTAATAGCTGATGCTTTATCTAGAGCTTATTAA